One window of Sphingobacteriales bacterium genomic DNA carries:
- a CDS encoding lamin tail domain-containing protein, whose protein sequence is MKFYLPAYLHIICLFLILTGLPLSKINSQVVVNEILASNSSYGTDELGQFNDWVELYNNASFSVSLNGYFFTDSETNLDKWAFPNVSISGQSYLIIWCDGSPEQGPLHTTFKLSAASEAAFLVNPLLEVVDGTTFPPQQTDISFGRYPNGLGPYTSMIPTFNAANSAGISTAIDPQKPADLSVTLYPNPVSSDVVMMDLNVSNVAEPVHLRLCNALGQVVRQINLGYTNPSGTQTQVMLPLGNLPNGWYAVELKSGQHITAQPLMISR, encoded by the coding sequence ATGAAATTCTATTTACCCGCTTATTTACATATTATCTGTTTGTTTTTAATTTTGACCGGATTGCCCCTGTCAAAAATAAATAGTCAGGTAGTGGTAAATGAAATTTTGGCTTCTAATTCCTCTTATGGTACGGATGAATTAGGACAGTTTAACGATTGGGTGGAATTGTACAACAATGCCTCTTTTTCGGTTTCTTTAAACGGATACTTTTTTACCGACAGTGAAACCAATCTTGATAAATGGGCATTTCCTAACGTCAGCATCAGTGGCCAAAGTTATCTGATTATCTGGTGTGATGGAAGTCCCGAACAAGGACCGCTACACACAACTTTTAAATTAAGTGCTGCAAGCGAAGCCGCCTTTTTGGTCAATCCCCTGTTAGAAGTAGTGGATGGCACCACTTTTCCACCACAACAAACCGACATCAGTTTTGGTCGCTATCCGAACGGCCTCGGACCCTATACCAGCATGATACCAACTTTTAATGCAGCAAATTCTGCAGGAATAAGTACGGCAATAGATCCCCAAAAGCCGGCAGATTTATCCGTTACCCTGTATCCTAACCCTGTTTCATCAGATGTTGTGATGATGGATTTAAATGTATCGAATGTCGCAGAACCTGTTCATCTGAGATTGTGCAATGCCCTGGGGCAAGTGGTCAGACAAATTAACCTGGGCTATACCAACCCCTCCGGCACTCAAACTCAGGTCATGTTGCCATTAGGAAACCTGCCGAATGGTTGGTATGCCGTAGAACTCAAATCCGGACAACACATTACCGCTCAGCCCCTGATGATATCGCGGTAA
- a CDS encoding (deoxy)nucleoside triphosphate pyrophosphohydrolase, with protein MQEKPVPVTAAILVKEGKILLAQRLPGDKMAGFWEFPGGKTEPGETPQTCLERELEEEFGIIAKTGRFFAASEYRYEHIYIRLEAYFITNWVGEFRLNSHAAIAWVSLSQLLQYPLSPADIDIALQLSELPSVNQFAE; from the coding sequence ATGCAAGAAAAACCCGTACCCGTTACGGCAGCCATTCTTGTAAAAGAGGGTAAAATTCTGCTCGCCCAGCGTTTGCCCGGCGACAAGATGGCCGGATTTTGGGAGTTTCCCGGAGGTAAAACAGAACCGGGCGAAACCCCTCAAACCTGTTTGGAAAGGGAATTAGAAGAAGAGTTTGGAATTATTGCCAAAACCGGCCGTTTTTTTGCTGCCTCCGAATATCGCTACGAGCATATTTATATCCGACTCGAAGCCTATTTTATTACAAATTGGGTTGGTGAGTTCCGGTTAAATTCTCATGCCGCGATAGCTTGGGTTTCTCTAAGCCAACTGCTTCAGTATCCTCTTTCACCGGCCGATATTGACATCGCCCTTCAGTTGTCTGAACTACCCTCAGTAAATCAATTTGCAGAATAA
- a CDS encoding CoA transferase subunit A, translating to MNKIVKNADEAIADIPSGSTLMLGGFGLCGIPENCIASLVRKGINELTCISNNAGVDDFGLGFLLKTHQIKKMISSYVGENAEFERQVLTGELEVELVPQGTLAERIRAGGAGIPAFFTATGYGTEVAIGKDIRMFNGRNYILEHALTADFAIVKAWKGDYLGNLVYRATARNFNPMMAMAGKITIAEVEELVAPGELDPNEIHTPGIFVQRIFKGTNYEKRIEQRTVRKS from the coding sequence ATGAATAAAATTGTAAAAAACGCAGATGAGGCCATAGCAGATATTCCTTCCGGTTCTACCCTGATGTTGGGAGGTTTTGGGTTATGCGGCATTCCTGAAAACTGCATTGCCTCCCTTGTTCGCAAAGGCATCAATGAATTGACATGTATTTCCAACAACGCCGGAGTGGATGATTTCGGTTTGGGATTTTTGCTGAAAACCCACCAAATCAAAAAAATGATTTCATCTTATGTGGGCGAAAATGCAGAGTTTGAAAGACAGGTACTTACCGGAGAATTAGAGGTTGAATTGGTGCCGCAAGGGACACTCGCCGAGCGCATTCGTGCAGGAGGTGCCGGAATACCTGCATTTTTTACCGCAACAGGTTATGGCACCGAGGTTGCCATTGGAAAAGATATCAGAATGTTTAACGGCAGAAATTATATTCTCGAACATGCGCTTACAGCCGATTTTGCCATTGTAAAAGCGTGGAAAGGAGATTATTTGGGCAACTTAGTTTATCGTGCTACCGCCCGGAACTTTAACCCCATGATGGCAATGGCCGGAAAAATCACCATTGCCGAAGTAGAAGAACTTGTTGCTCCGGGTGAACTCGACCCCAACGAAATTCACACACCGGGCATCTTCGTGCAGCGTATTTTCAAAGGAACAAACTATGAAAAGCGCATCGAACAGCGCACTGTCCGCAAGTCATAA
- a CDS encoding T9SS type A sorting domain-containing protein, with the protein MRCFLLVFLFILGSHSVHAQNPFYRRTDVPVFKSGLALKYPWTGGLNNPQFSEADLNNDDIPDLIIFDRSGDLVLTFINNGTPNQSDYVYRSEFQQNFPPVRNWMLLADADCDGISDIYTSSVTDGITVYAGQYDSENKLTFTLIHPQLTFQPDNEKIYVAIYDIPAIVDVDYDGDPDILSFGPIGGHVYFYQNLSVENGTPCGDMQFELNTHCWGNFYESGITTTIDLEVGCIEGYAAPDNAGDQEKDGLHPGSTLLVLDLDPPGTGNGAMEILLGDISYSNITMLTNGGTPQDANMIAQDTLFPAYSIPAIVYTFPASFHLDVNNDGQKDLLVSPNTVAQSEHYRCALLYQNNGNPTEQFQYVTDRFLISDMIDVSRLANPAFFDYNNDGLLDLVIANYGYMDESYDFNTALALYRNTGTPEQPVFEWVTDNFSNISGQFLLPRLGISPTFGDLDGDGDQDMILGDKDGFLHYFKNNPLPDGSANFILFQEQFQGIDVFQYSTPQLIDINKDGLLDLIIGHHNGAMRYFQNNGTAGNPVYNAASPTNSFFGGVDVKEIGSPTGFSVPQMIEYEGQFLLMVGSESGKIHVYTDIEDNLDSGMLFTKLTDNQLPAYIGTRSSPAIADLNNDGYLDMVVGTYNGGLYWFSEDFPIGMDLLHSEAAEQFHLFPNPAKQQLHFTLPGRSANDLPVQFCLYNLTGQEVMNRILFPDLNIIDGIVPLPVLPDGLYFVKIIDGDKTFSAKVLIKQ; encoded by the coding sequence ATGCGCTGTTTTCTTTTAGTATTCCTGTTCATTTTAGGGTCCCATTCTGTTCATGCGCAAAACCCATTTTACCGCCGCACCGATGTGCCGGTGTTTAAAAGCGGATTAGCACTCAAATATCCCTGGACAGGAGGGCTAAACAATCCACAGTTTTCGGAAGCCGACCTGAATAATGACGACATTCCGGATTTAATCATCTTTGACCGCAGCGGCGATTTGGTGCTGACCTTTATAAACAACGGAACTCCGAATCAATCCGATTATGTCTATCGTTCCGAATTCCAGCAAAATTTCCCGCCGGTTCGCAACTGGATGCTGCTTGCAGATGCCGATTGCGATGGCATTTCAGATATTTATACGTCCTCTGTAACAGATGGAATCACTGTTTATGCCGGTCAGTATGACTCAGAAAACAAACTGACTTTTACATTGATACATCCACAGCTAACATTTCAACCCGATAATGAAAAGATATATGTCGCCATATATGATATTCCCGCTATTGTAGATGTTGACTATGACGGCGACCCCGATATTCTTTCATTCGGACCAATCGGGGGGCATGTCTATTTTTACCAAAACCTGAGTGTGGAAAACGGCACCCCCTGCGGCGATATGCAATTTGAACTTAATACCCATTGCTGGGGCAATTTTTATGAATCAGGGATTACCACCACCATAGATTTGGAGGTTGGCTGTATTGAGGGTTATGCTGCACCCGACAATGCCGGCGATCAGGAAAAAGACGGACTTCACCCCGGTTCCACCTTGCTGGTGTTAGATTTAGATCCGCCCGGAACCGGAAACGGTGCCATGGAAATCCTGCTGGGCGATATTTCTTACAGCAATATCACCATGCTCACCAACGGAGGAACCCCGCAGGATGCCAATATGATTGCACAGGACACCTTGTTTCCGGCATACAGTATTCCCGCTATTGTTTACACTTTTCCCGCATCCTTCCATCTCGATGTGAACAATGACGGACAGAAAGACCTGCTGGTTTCGCCAAATACGGTAGCACAATCAGAGCATTACCGTTGTGCTTTACTTTATCAAAACAACGGAAACCCTACCGAGCAGTTCCAGTATGTAACCGACAGGTTTCTCATCAGCGACATGATTGACGTGAGCAGATTGGCAAATCCTGCCTTTTTTGATTATAACAACGATGGACTGTTGGACCTCGTGATTGCCAATTATGGCTATATGGACGAATCTTATGATTTCAATACAGCTTTAGCCCTGTATCGAAATACCGGAACTCCCGAACAGCCTGTTTTTGAATGGGTAACTGACAATTTTTCAAACATTTCAGGGCAATTTCTCCTGCCTCGTTTAGGTATAAGCCCAACATTTGGCGACCTTGACGGGGATGGAGATCAGGATATGATTCTGGGCGACAAAGACGGCTTCTTACATTATTTTAAAAACAATCCCTTGCCGGATGGCTCGGCAAATTTCATTTTGTTTCAGGAGCAGTTTCAGGGAATTGACGTGTTTCAGTACAGCACCCCCCAACTGATTGACATCAATAAAGACGGATTGTTAGATCTCATTATCGGACACCATAACGGAGCAATGCGGTATTTTCAAAACAACGGAACAGCCGGCAATCCGGTGTATAATGCAGCATCTCCCACCAATTCTTTTTTCGGAGGGGTGGATGTAAAAGAAATCGGTTCGCCTACCGGTTTTTCAGTACCGCAAATGATTGAATACGAAGGGCAGTTTTTGCTGATGGTGGGGTCAGAAAGCGGTAAAATCCATGTCTATACCGATATTGAAGACAACCTTGATTCCGGTATGTTATTCACCAAACTTACGGACAACCAACTGCCTGCCTATATCGGAACCCGCTCAAGTCCTGCCATTGCTGACCTCAACAACGATGGTTATTTAGACATGGTTGTTGGCACCTATAATGGCGGGCTTTACTGGTTTTCGGAAGATTTTCCTATTGGTATGGATTTACTTCATTCAGAAGCTGCGGAACAATTCCATCTTTTCCCCAATCCGGCAAAGCAGCAACTTCATTTCACCTTACCGGGCAGGTCGGCAAATGACCTCCCTGTTCAATTTTGCCTCTACAACCTGACCGGTCAGGAGGTCATGAACCGGATTTTATTTCCTGATCTGAATATCATAGATGGGATAGTTCCTCTGCCGGTGCTTCCAGACGGGCTGTATTTTGTTAAAATTATTGACGGCGACAAAACCTTTAGCGCCAAAGTGTTGATTAAGCAATAA